The DNA window GGCCTGGACGTGACCATCAAGCTGCCCTTGCTGTGACAAGCCCCGGTCAGGGTGCGCCCGCCGCACAGCTGCTGCCAGAAGGCGCAGACCGGCAGGCCCCCGATTCAACTGTCACAGTGCGTCATCGGAGCGAACACACTGTTCGGTTGTGACACACTGTTGCGTCCACCTGTGTCACGGCCGTTCCGCATCCGATGGCGCAACCGTCCTCCCGCTTGTGCCCACCAGGCGCGGGGTCCCGCCTCGCCCCGCCTCGTCCTCTTTGGCACGATTATCGCTTTATGCCTGTAACTGCACGAACCGTGCGGTAAGCCCTTGAGCCGTCCGTCCGCATCACCGGCCTGCTCATCACACCAATCCTGAGGAAACCATCATGACCTGGAGCACACCCGCGTTTACCGACCTGCGTTTCGGATTTGAAATCACGATGTATATCGCAAACCGCTAGCAAGCTGGCCAGAGAACCGTGCCGCCAGGTGATCGCACCGGCACGGGCTTCGTCCACTGAACGACACCATGAAAATCATCGTATTGGGCTCGGCAGCCGGCGGCGGCTTCCCGCAGTGGAACTGCAACTGCCGCAATTGCGCGGGCGTACGTAGCGGCACGCTTGCCGCCACGGCCCGTACCCAGTCGTCGATCGCGGTCTCGGGCGATGGCAACGACTGGGTGCTGATCAACGCGTCTCCCGACATCCTGGCGCAGATCCGCGCGACGCCGGCGCTGCAGCCGTCGCGGGCAAAGCGCGATTCCGGCATCGCCGCCGTGATGCTGATGGATGCGCAGATCGACCATGTCACCGGTCTGTTGATGCTGCGCGAGGGAAGGCCGCTGCCACTCTACTGCACCGCATCGGTATGGAACGATCTCAACACCAGCCTGCCCCTGGCGCCGGTGCTGTCGCACTACTGCGGCGTGCATTGGCATGCGTTGCACACCATCGGCGATGGGCCCGGCATGCAGGCGGTGCAGGTGCCGGGCATCGACGGCATCCGTTTCACGCCGCTGGTCCTGTCCAGCAAGGCGCCGCCGTATTCGCCGCACCGCGCGCAGCCGGGCATCGGCGACAATATCGGCCTGCTGATCGAGGATACCGGCAGCGGCAGGTCGCTGTTCTACGCGCCGGGGTTGGGCATGATCGAACCGCAGGTCGATGCCGCGATGCGCCAGGCCGACTGCGTGCTCGTCGATGGCACGTTCTGGCGCGCCGACGAGATGATCGAACTGGGCTTTTCCAGCAAAAGCGCGGCCGACATGGGCCATTTGCCGCAGTCGGGCGAGGCCGGGATGATCGCGGTGCTGGACAGCCTGGATGCGCACGGGGATGCACCGCGCCGGACGGAACGGCGCAAGATTCTCATTCATATCAATAACACCAACCCGATCCTGGACGACGACTCGGCGCAGCGTGCGCTGCTGGCGCGCCACGGCATCGAAGTCGCCTTCGACGGCATGGAAATCGTCCTGTGACGAGCGCGCCGGCCTGGAGCCGCACCGAGTTCGAAGCGCAATTGCGCGCGCGTGGCGCCGGCTACCACATCAATCATCCGTTCAACGTCAGGATGAACAGCGGCCTGCTGCGCGAGGACCAGATCCGCGGCTGGGTAGCCAACCGGTTTTATTATCAGGTCAATATCCCGCAGAAGGACGGCGCGATCATCGCCAACTGCCCCGATCGGGAAACCCGCCGCAAATGGGTGCGCCGCATCCTCGATCATGACGGCTGCGACGGCAACGATGGTGGCATTGAAGCCTGGCTGCGGCTCGGGGCAGCGGTCGGCATCGAAGACGGGGTGTTATGGTCGCAACGCCACGTGGTGCCCGGTGTCCGTTTCGCTGTCGATGCCTACGTCAACTTCGCGCGCCAGGCGCCCTGGCAGGAGGCGGTCTGCTCGTCGCTGACGGAAATGTTCGCCCCGCAGATCCACAAGGACCGCCTGGCCAATTGGCCTGCCCAATATGGCTGGATCGACCAGGCGGGCCTGCAGTATTTCCGCAGTCGTATTTCGCTGGCCGAACGCGACGTCGAACACGGCCTGCAGGTCACGCTCGATCATTTCACGACGCGCGCCCAGCAGGAGCGTGCGCTCGAGATCCTGCAGTTCAAGCTCGACATCCTGTGGGCCATGCTCGATGCGATCGAAAAAGCCTACCCTTGACCTCAGGTGCCACGATGAACCAGATTCCCGACAAGCCAGTTCTTTCCCGCCTGTTCCGCATGCAGTGGGAGGAAACGCAAGGCGCGTATGTGCTGTTGTACCCGGAAGGGATGGTCAAACTCAACCAGAGCGCGGCCGAGATCCTGAAACGCTGCGACGGAAAGCGCAGCGTACCCGCCATCGTCGACGAGCTGGAACAGGCGTTCAAGGCCAGTGGTCTGGGGGCCGATGTCGATGCGTTCCTGCACTCCGCCAGCGCACGTGGCTGGCTGGCATGAGCCTGCGGCCGTGAACGCCCCCGAACCCCGCCAGGCCATCACGGCACCACTCTGGCTGCTGGCGGAGCTGACGTATCGCTGCCCCCTCCACTGCGCCTTCTGTTACAACCCCGTCGATTACGCCAAAAACCGCGCCGAACTCTCCACCGAACAATGGTTTGACGTGATGCGCCAGGCACGCCAGCTCGGTGCGGCCCAGCTCGGGTTTTCGGGCGGCGAGCCGCTGGTGCGCGACGACCTCGAACAACTCGTCGGCGAAGGCCGCCGGCTCGGCTTCTACACCAACCTCATCACCTCCGGCGTTGGCCTGACCGAAACGCGCCTGGCCCGCATGAAGGAACTCGGGCTGGACCATATCCAGTTGTCGTTCCAGGACTCGACCCGCGAAATGAACGATTTCCTGTCCAGTACCCGGACCTTCGACCTGAAAGCACGGGTAGCCAGGCTGATCAAGCAGTATGACTATCCGATGGTGCTCAATGTCGTGCTGCACCGCTTCAACCTCGACCACGTCGACCGCATCATCGACATGGCGCTGGAAATGGGCGTCGACTACCTGGAACTGGCGAACACGCAGTATTACGGCTGGGGCCTGGTCAACCGGGCGCAGTTGATGCCCACGCGCGAGCAACTGCGGCGTGCCGAGGCCGTGGTCAACGACTATCGCGCCCGGATCGGCAACAAGGTGCGGATCCTGTTCGTGGTGCCTGACTATTTCGAGGAGCGCCCCAAGGCATGCATGAACGGCTGGGGTTCGGTCTTCCTCGGCATTGCCCCGGACGGCACCGCCCTGCCCTGCCACGCCGCCCGCTCGCTGCCGGGCATCACTTTCCCCAACGTTCGTGAATACAGCCTGAAAGACATCTGGTACGCCAGCGGCGCCTTCAACCACTACCGCGGCGATGCCTGGATGAAGTCACCCTGCCGCGCCTGCCCCGAGAAAGACAAGGATTTCGGTGGCTGTCGCTGCCAGGCCTACGCACTGACCGGGGACGCCGCAAATGCCGACCCGGTATGCTCACGGTCGCCGCAACACGCCGACGTCCATGCCATCGTCATTCAGGCCCAACGGGCACAGGAAATGACGCGGCAGCAGCAAGTCCAGCCGATCGTGTTTCGCACGAATGCGAACTCGCGCCGCGGCGGGAGCGGGCCATAGAACCAGTTACGTGTCCGCCTGGGGAGGGTGGCGGCATTGAGTGGTCTTTACAGCGCCGTCATATGCAGCTTGAAGGATTATTGTCCTTTGAGTGACAATCAACGCGCACGGCTCTCCGCCGTGATTAACTGATCGGGGACCCGGCCCCCTGAGAGCACTCCTCATGCACCACTCCTGGGGACACAATCGATGACCTTCCCGGCTTCCTTATGTCAACAAAAATTGCAGGAACGAGATGCAAGCCATTTTCAAAGTTCGATTCCTGCGCAGCTTGCATGCAATATACTTCTCGCAGCAAAATTCAATAATCAAAAAATATCACATCGATCATGCGCCTTATCGAAATTCGTTCGTACAAACTCAAGCCGGGAACCACTAGAGTGTTCCATCAGCTTTTCAGCAAAAAGGCGGTTCCCATGCTGACTGATTGGGGTACCGAGGTGGTGGCATTCGGGCCGTCCCTGCACCAGGAGGATGGCTATTTTCTCATTCGCTCCTATCAGGACTTGGCAGACCTGAAGAATCGTCAAGACCATTTTTATGGATCTCAAGAATGGCGCAATGGACCGCGAGAAGAAATAGTGAATAAAATTGAAAACTCCCTGGATACGCTTGTCTGGCTTTCAGAGACAGGGGTAAATGATCTAAGAAGGTCCAACCAGTATATGGACGAGAATGCTGGCTCTGTTTCAAAACCGGTGACAGGCACTAGTTAATCTGAAACATTTCCGAAAAACTGGTGTCGGTCACCGGTTTTCAAACCGTAAAAGCAAAAAACCCCGCCAGCACACGCCAGCGGGGTTCTTACCTGTACAGCCCAAAACCGGTGCCAGACACCAATTACTTTGAAATATTTCCAAAAAAACCGGTGTCTGTCACTAATGCCGTTCAGTTAGTGCTTGGCCGCGATGTTGACCCGCATGCAGACACCCCAAAAGTAAAGGGCTGGGGTCAGACCCGGCGGGTCTGACCCCGGAACCTGCCTCTGGGTTTGGCTTATCTGAACGGCATTAGTGTCTGTCACCGGTTTTCGAGCTACAAAAGCAAAAAACCCCGCCAGCACACGCTAGCGGGGTTTTTCTATGTAACAGCCTGACGATAACCTACTTTCACACTGGTTGCAGCACTATCATCGGCGCAAAGTCGTTTCACGGTCCTGTTCGGGATGGGAAGGGGTGGGACCAACTTGCTATGGTCATCAGGCATGACTTGTACGCAGTGCCGTTCCCTATGGGGCAACGCCACTGCTCAATCCGGAAGAAGTAAAGTTGGGTTGTAGTGTTTAACTACATCTCATCAAAGAGTAAATGCAAGGAACCATTATTGGTTCATAACCGTCAAGGTTATAGGGACAAGCCGTACGGGCAATTAGTATCAGTTAGCTTAATGCATTACTGCACTTCCACACCTGACCTATCAACGTCCTGGTCTCGAACGACCCTTCAAGGAGCTCAAGGCTCCGGGAAATCTCATCTTAAGGCAAGTTTCCCGCTTAGATGCTTTCAGCGGTTATCTCTTCCGAACTTAGCTACCCGGCAATGCCACTGGCGTGACAACCGGTACACCAGAGGTTCGTCCACTCCGGTCCTCTCGTACTAGGAGCAGCCCCCTTCAAATTTCCAACGCCCACGGCAGATAGGGACCAAACTGTCTCACGACGTTTTAAACCCAGCTCACGTACCACTTTAAATGGCGAACAGCCATACCCTTGGGACCGGCTACAGCCCCAGGATGTGATGAGCCGACATCGAGGTGCCAAACTCCCCGTCGATATGAACTCTTGGGAGGAATCAGCCTGTTATCCCCAGAGTACCTTTTATCCGTTGAGCGATGGCCCTTCCATACAGAACCACCGGATCACTATGTCCTACTTTCGTACCTGCTCGACTTGTCGGTCTCGCAGTTAAGCACGCTTATGCCATTGCACTATTAGCACGATGTCCGACCGTACCTAGCGTACCTTCGAACTCCTCCGTTACACTTTAGGAGGAGACCGCCCCAGTCAAACTGCCTACCATGCACTGTCCCCGATCCGGATAACGGACCAAGGTTAGAACCTCAAACAAACCAGGGTGGTATTTCAAGGTTGGCTCCACGAGAACTGGCGTCCCCGCTTCAAAGCCTCCCACCTATCCTACACAGATTGGTTCAAAGTCCAATGCAAAGCTACAGTAAAGGTTCATGGGGTCTTTCCGTCTAGCCGCGGGTAGATTGCATCATCACAAACACTTCAACTTCGCTGAGTCTCGGGAGGAGACAGTGTGGCCATCGTTACGCCATTCGTGCAGGTCGGAACTTACCCGACAAGGAATTTCGCTACCTTAGGACCGTTATAGTTACGGCCGCCGTTTACTGGGACTTCAATCAAGAGCTTGCACCCCATCATTTAATCTTCCAGCACCGGGCAGGCGTCACACCCTATACGTCCACTTTCGTGTTTGCAGAGTGCTGTGTTTTTATTAAACAGTCGCAGCCACCATTTTATTGCAACCCTGTCACCCTTCTGCAGTAAAGCAGTCAAGCTACTGGGGCGTACCTTTTCCCGAAGTTACGGTACCAATTTGCCGAGTTCCTTCTCCCGAGTTCTCTCAAGCGCCTTAGAATACTCATCTCGCCCACCTGTGTCGGTTTGCGGTACGGTCTCGTATGACTGAAGCTTAGAGGCTTTTCTTGGAACCACTTCCGATTGCTACAGGATCAATGATCCTTCGTCCCAGTCCCTTGAATTATGTGCCCGGATTTGCCTAAGCACCTTCTATGAACCAGAAACTGACTATTCCAACAGTCAGACAACCTTCCGCGATCCGTCCCCCCATCGCATCATACGACGGTGCAGGAATATTAACCTGCTTCCCATCAGCTACGCATCTCTGCCTCGCCTTAGGGGCCGACTCACCCTGCTCCGATGAACGTTGAACAGGAAACCTTGGGCTTACGGCGTGCGGGCTTTTCACCCGCATTATCGCTACTCATGTCAGCATTCGCACTTCTGATACCTCCAGCATCCTTTACAAGACACCTTCGCAGGCTTACAGAACGCTCTCCTACCATATAGATCAAGTAATAAATTACGAGAAATATATCCGCAGCTTCGGTGACTGGCTTAGCCCCGTTACATCTTCCGCGCAGGACGACTCGATCAGTGAGCTATTACGCTTTCTTTAAATGATGGCTGCTTCTAAGCCAACATCCTGACTGTTTTAGCCTTCCCACTTCGTTTTCCACTTAGCCAATCTTTGGGACCTTAGCTGGCGGTCTGGGTTGTTTCCCTCTTGACACCGGACGTTAGCACCCGATGTCTGTCTCCCAAGCTCGCACTCATCGGTATTCGGAGTTTGCAATGGTTTGGTAAGTCGCGATGACCCCCTAGCCATAACAGTGCTCTACCCCCGATGGTGATACTTGAGGCACTACCTAAATAGTTTTCGGAGAGAACCAGCTATTTCCAAGTTTGTTTAGCCTTTCACCCCTATCCACAGCTCATCCCCTAATTTTTCAACATTAGTGGGTTCGGTCCTCCAGTGCGTGTTACCGCACCTTCAACCTGGCCATGGATAGATCACTTGGTTTCGGGTCTACACCCAGCAACTAACGCCCTGTTCGGACTCGATTTCTCTGCGGCTCCCCTATTCGGTTAACCTCGCTACTGAATGTAAGTCGCTGACCCATTATACAAAAGGTACGCCGTCACGGAACAAGTCCGCTCCGACTGTTTGTATGCACACGGTTTCAGGATCTATTTCACTCCCCTCCCGGGGTTCTTTTCGCCTTTCCCTCACGGTACTGGTTCACTATCGGTCGATTACGAGTATTTAGCCTTGGAGGATGGTCCCCCCATATTCAGACAGGATTTCTCGTGTCCCGCCCTACTTGTCGCATGCTTAGTACCACCGGTCTGATTTCGCGTACGGGGCTATCACCCGCTATGGCCGCAGTTTCCAATGCGTTCCACTACCAGTCCGACTATCACATGCAGGCTCTTCCCATTTCGCTCGCCACTACTTTGGGAATCTCGGTTGATTTCTTTTCCTGCAGCTACTTAGATGTTTCAGTTCGCCGCGTTCGCTTCACACACCTATGTATTCAGTGAGTGATGACCTATAAGGCCGGGTTTCCCCATTCGGAAATCTTCGGATCAATGCTCGTTTGTCAGCTCCCCGAAGCTTATCGCAGACTTCTACGTCCTTCATCGCCTGTAATCGCCAAGGCATCCACCATGTGCACTTATTCACTTGTCCCTATAACCTTGACGGCTATAGCTACAAGCATTTACTACTGTGTTTGATGAGTTTTTGTATGCGTCCTTTCGGACACTACCCTAAGTGTGCGATGTCTCGCACGCTTAATAAAACTTTACTTCTTCCAGATTGTTAAAGAACGAAACAGCAGTAGTCTCTAAAAGACTAAACATAAAAGTGAACTCGTCACGCTTACGTTTAATATCTTGAGTAGATGCGTTGGTGGAGGATGACGGGATCGAACCGACGACCCCCTGCTTGCAAAGCAGGTGCTCTCCCAGCTGAGCTAATCCCCCATGGGATACAACTTTGTGCTTGATACGTGGTGGGTCTGGTTGGGCTCGAACCAACGACCCCCGCGTTATCAACACGGTGCTCTAACCAGCTGAGCTACAGACCCGCATTGTTACCTAGCGGTGCTACTGTTTCTTCTTCATTCGACAGTCGATAAGTGTGAGCGTTTGATGCACGATCTTGCGATCCGTGCCGACTCTAGAAAGGAGGTGATCCAGCCGCACCTTCCGATACGGCTACCTTGTTACGACTTCACCCCAGTCACGAATCCTACCGTGGTAAGCGCCCTCCTTGCGGTTAAGCTACCTACTTCTGGTAAAACCCGCTCCCATGGTGTGACGGGCGGTGTGTACAAGACCCGGGAACGTATTCACCGCGACATGCTGATCCGCGATTACTAGCGATTCCAACTTCATGCAGTCGAGTTGCAGACTACAATCCGGACTACGATACACTTTCTGGGATTAGCTCCCCCTCGCGGGTTGGCGGCCCTCTGTATGTACCATTGTATGACGTGTGAAGCCCTACCCATAAGGGCCATGAGGACTTGACGTCATCCCCACCTTCCTCCGGTTTGTCACCGGCAGTCTCATTAGAGTGCTCTTTCGTAGCAACTAATGACAAGGGTTGCGCTCGTTGCGGGACTTAACCCAACATCTCACGACACGAGCTGACGACAGCCATGCAGCACCTGTGTTCAGGTTCCCTTTCGGGCACTCCCGGATCTCTCCAGGATTCCTGACATGTCAAGGGTAGGTAAGGTTTTTCGCGTTGCATCGAATTAATCCACATCATCCACCGCTTGTGCGGGTCCCCGTCAATTCCTTTGAGTTTTAATCTTGCGACCGTACTCCCCAGGCGGTCTACTTCACGCGTTAGCTGCGTTACTAAGTCAATTAAGACCCAACAACTAGTAGACATCGTTTAGGGCGTGGACTACCAGGGTATCTAATCCTGTTTGCTCCCCACGCTTTCGTGCATGAGCGTCAGTCTTGACCCAGGGGGCTGCCTTCGCCATCGGTGTTCCTCCACATCTCTACGCATTTCACTGCTACACGTGGAATTCTACCCCCCTCTGCCAAACTCTAGCCTTGCAGTCTCCATTGCCATTCCCAGGTTAAGCCCGGGGATTTCACAACAGACTTACAAAACCGCCTGCGCACGCTTTACGCCCAGTAATTCCGATTAACGCTTGCACCCTACGTATTACCGCGGCTGCTGGCACGTAGTTAGCCGGTGCTTATTCTTCAGGTACCGTCATGAGGCACGGATATTAGCCGTACCCTTTTCTTCCCTGACAAAAGAGCTTTACAACCCGAAGGCCTTCTTCACTCACGCGGCATTGCTGGATCAGGGTTGCCCCCATTGTCCAAAATTCCCCACTGCTGCCTCCCGTAGGAGTCTGGACCGTGTCTCAGTTCCAGTGTGGCTGGTCGTCCTCTCAGACCAGCTACTGATCGTCGCCTTGGTGAGCTTTTACCTCACCAACTAGCTAATCAGATATCGGCCGCTCCAGGAGCATGAGGTCTTGCGATCCCCCACTTTCATCCTTAGATCGTATGCGGTATTAGCGTAACTTTCGCTACGTTATCCCCCACTCTTGGGCACGTTCCGATATATTACTCACCCGTTCGCCACTCGTCAGCGGAGCAAGCTCCCTGTTACCGTTCGACTTGCATGTGTAAAGCATGCCGCCAGCGTTCAATCTGAGCCAGGATCAAACTCTTCAGTTTAATCTCTGTTTTTCCGATACTGCTATCGGAGGTCACTCACTCAAGATACTGACGAATCATCCGAAGATGATTACGTTTATTTCTTGTGTAAGCGTTTGTTGCTATATTTTGAGCATTCCGGACCGAAGTCCGGAGGCACATCGCATCAAACGCCCACACTTATCGACTGTTGATTGTTAAAGAATTCTGCCCAACTATTTTCAACTTCGGGCTTGCTGCGGATCCGGTGAACTTTCGTTCCATCCGGCGACAAATCGTTGTGTTTGTCATCAGCAGAGAGGCAAGAT is part of the Pseudoduganella lutea genome and encodes:
- the pqqB gene encoding pyrroloquinoline quinone biosynthesis protein PqqB; protein product: MKIIVLGSAAGGGFPQWNCNCRNCAGVRSGTLAATARTQSSIAVSGDGNDWVLINASPDILAQIRATPALQPSRAKRDSGIAAVMLMDAQIDHVTGLLMLREGRPLPLYCTASVWNDLNTSLPLAPVLSHYCGVHWHALHTIGDGPGMQAVQVPGIDGIRFTPLVLSSKAPPYSPHRAQPGIGDNIGLLIEDTGSGRSLFYAPGLGMIEPQVDAAMRQADCVLVDGTFWRADEMIELGFSSKSAADMGHLPQSGEAGMIAVLDSLDAHGDAPRRTERRKILIHINNTNPILDDDSAQRALLARHGIEVAFDGMEIVL
- the pqqC gene encoding pyrroloquinoline-quinone synthase PqqC, with the translated sequence MTSAPAWSRTEFEAQLRARGAGYHINHPFNVRMNSGLLREDQIRGWVANRFYYQVNIPQKDGAIIANCPDRETRRKWVRRILDHDGCDGNDGGIEAWLRLGAAVGIEDGVLWSQRHVVPGVRFAVDAYVNFARQAPWQEAVCSSLTEMFAPQIHKDRLANWPAQYGWIDQAGLQYFRSRISLAERDVEHGLQVTLDHFTTRAQQERALEILQFKLDILWAMLDAIEKAYP
- the pqqD gene encoding pyrroloquinoline quinone biosynthesis peptide chaperone PqqD; this encodes MNQIPDKPVLSRLFRMQWEETQGAYVLLYPEGMVKLNQSAAEILKRCDGKRSVPAIVDELEQAFKASGLGADVDAFLHSASARGWLA
- a CDS encoding NIPSNAP family protein, whose amino-acid sequence is MRLIEIRSYKLKPGTTRVFHQLFSKKAVPMLTDWGTEVVAFGPSLHQEDGYFLIRSYQDLADLKNRQDHFYGSQEWRNGPREEIVNKIENSLDTLVWLSETGVNDLRRSNQYMDENAGSVSKPVTGTS
- the pqqA gene encoding pyrroloquinoline quinone precursor peptide PqqA, producing the protein MTWSTPAFTDLRFGFEITMYIANR
- the pqqE gene encoding pyrroloquinoline quinone biosynthesis protein PqqE; amino-acid sequence: MRSCTPPAHVAGWHEPAAVNAPEPRQAITAPLWLLAELTYRCPLHCAFCYNPVDYAKNRAELSTEQWFDVMRQARQLGAAQLGFSGGEPLVRDDLEQLVGEGRRLGFYTNLITSGVGLTETRLARMKELGLDHIQLSFQDSTREMNDFLSSTRTFDLKARVARLIKQYDYPMVLNVVLHRFNLDHVDRIIDMALEMGVDYLELANTQYYGWGLVNRAQLMPTREQLRRAEAVVNDYRARIGNKVRILFVVPDYFEERPKACMNGWGSVFLGIAPDGTALPCHAARSLPGITFPNVREYSLKDIWYASGAFNHYRGDAWMKSPCRACPEKDKDFGGCRCQAYALTGDAANADPVCSRSPQHADVHAIVIQAQRAQEMTRQQQVQPIVFRTNANSRRGGSGP